The window GAGTCGTTCCGCCGTCTCGGCCGAGAGCGTGCCCCACTCGGCATGCATCTTGTGGCCTTCGGTGTCGTCCACTTTCACCGGCAGGAAGGTCCCTGCCCCGACATGCAGCGTGACGCGATTGATGCCGACGCCGCGCGCGTGCAGCGCCTGCTCCAGCGCGGGCGTGAAATGCAGGCCTGCTGTCGGCGCGGCAACGGCGCCTTCGTTCGCCGCGAACATGGTCTGGTAGTCGGCGAGATCCTGATCGTCAGGCGTGCGTTTCGAGGCAATGTAGGGCGGCAGCGGCGGGCTGCCGAGATCGGCGATGGCTTGATCCAATGTGGGGCCGTGGAACGAAAATGACAGCGTCACCTCGCCTTCCGCGCCCTTGGCCTCGACCTCGGCGTCGAGATGGCCGAGCAGGCAGACCTTGCCCTCATTGCCAAAGCGGATGCGGTCACCGGCCGTGAGTTTCTTGGCGGGCTTCACCAGCGCCTGCCAGCGCGAGCCGTCGAGCCGTTTGATCAGCGTTGCCTCGATCTTCGGCTCGGTCTCGCGGCCGATGCGACGGCCTTTCAATTGCGCCGCGATCACCTTGGTGTCGTTGACGACGAGCTGGTCGCCCGGCTTCAGCCATTGCGGCAGGTCGGCGACGATTTGGTCGCGCAACGTGCCGTGATCGACAACCAGCATCTTCGCGGAGTCGCGCGGTCTCGCCGGGCGCAATGCGATGCGCTCGGCGGGCAGGTCGAAATCGAAGAGGTCGGTGCGCATCGCGGGCTCACGGCCGTACAGTCAGACCCTCATGGTGAGGAGGCGCGGAGTGCCGTCTCGAACCAAAGGCCGGGCTGCAGCAGCGGGGCCTTCATCCTTCGAGACGCGCGTTCCGCGCGCCGCAGGATGAGGGTTGAACGCCTACTCCGCGTCAGCCGCCATCCGCGCCTTGACGATCTTGTCGGGGTTCTGCACGGGCTCGCCGCGCTTGATCTTGTCGACGTTCTCCATGCCCTCGGTGACCTTGCCCCACACCGTGTACTGGTTGTCGAGGAAGCGGGCGTCGTCGAAGCAGATGAAGAACTGGCTGTCGCCGGAATCCGGGCTGGCGGCGCGCGCCATCGAGGTGGTGCCGCGCACATGCGGCTCCTTGTTGAACTCGGCCTTCAGCTTCTGGCCGGAGCCGCCAGTGCCGGTGCCCTGCGGGCAGCCGGTCTGCGCCATGAAGCCGTCGATCACGCGATGGAACACGATTCCGTCGTAGAAGCCTTCGCGCACGAGCTCCTTGATGCGCGCGACGTGGCCGGGCGCCAGATCAGGCCGCATCTCGATGGTGACGGGGCCCTGCGTGGTCTCGAGGATCAGTGTGTTTTCGGTGGCGCTCATGCTCGTCTCTCTTGGGTTGGGGGTGAAGTCCTGTCAGGTGAAGATTTGCGGTTGCGAAACTGGATCGCGAATGGACGCCCCGCAGCCGCGCCAGCCATCGCATCGGTAAATGGCATCGGCGTGCAGCGTTGCAATGCCTCCATCACCGCGACCCGGTATTGCAGCCGGTCCTCGTCGGAGGCCTCTGCGGATTCATAGGTAATCCTCGGATGGCCCAGAATGTTTCCAGCCCGGTTAAAGCTCACGACGACGGTGATGTCGATCGGGCGGGCCTTGGCGGCGGGCGGCGGCTTCCAGCAGGTGCGCAGATGCCGGAAGATGTCCTGGATGGTGTTGACCCGTGCGTCCTCGGCGATTGCGCCGGGGACGCCGAGCAGCAGCACCGCGGCAACCAGCAGGAGCTTGCCACCGCAGCGCGCCATCGCCGCTCCTACTTGATGTCGGAAGCGACCTGCACCTTCACCATCTTGTCGGGGTCGGTGACGGTGCCGCCGCTCGATCCGGGAGGCGCCTTCTTCAGCTTGTCGACGACGTCCATGCCCTGCACGACCTCGCCGATCACGGTGTACTGGTTGTCGAGGCTGCCGCCGTCGGCGAACATGATGAAGAACTGCGAATTCGCGGTGTCGACGCTGTCGCCGCGCCGGGCCATGCCGACGATGCCGCGCGCAAAATGCACCTTGGAGAATTCCTGCTTCAGGTTCGGATATTTCGAGCCGCCGGTGCCGTTGAAGTTTTGACCGTCGCCGGTCTGCGCCATGAAGCCGTCCATGACGCGGTGGAACGGCACGTTGTTGTAATAACCCTCGCGTGCAAGCTGCTTGATGCGCTCGGCGTGCTGGGGCGCAAGGTCCGGCCTCAGCTTGATGACGATGCGGCCCTTGGTGGAGTCGATGACGATGGCGTTGGCCTTGTCGAGGCCGGCCGGCAAGGCTTGCGCGAAGGCCGGCACCGCGAACAGAACCGCGGCAAGAACTGCGAGAATTCGGATCATGATAACTCCGGATCAGAGATGAGAAAGGAAACGCGCCGCTATCAGGCGAATTTTGCCTTGAGCTGGGCCGCAACCAGCGGCGGGACGAAGGCCGAGACATCCCCGCCCATGGCTGCGATCTGGCGCACCAAAGTGGCGGTGATCGGGCGGACCATGGGAGAAGCCGGCAGGAACACCGTATGCACCTCGGGCGCCATGGCCTCGTTCATGCCGGCGAGCTGCATCTCGTAGTCGAGGTCGGTGCCGTCGCGCAGGCCCCGAATCATGATCGTCGCACCGTGCTTGCGCGCCGAGGTCACCGATAGATCGTCGAACGTCGCAGCTTCGAGGACGCAGCCGGCCTGGGCCGCCACCGGCCCGCAAACGTCATGGAGCATCTTCAGCCGCTCCTCGGTCGAGAACAGCGGCTTTTTGCCGGGGTGCACCCCGATCGCGACAACGAGCCTGTCGCACAGCGACACGCTATGCCGGACCACGTCCAGATGGCCGTTGGTGA of the Bradyrhizobium sp. WSM1417 genome contains:
- the coaD gene encoding pantetheine-phosphate adenylyltransferase; translation: MPRIAFYPGSFDPITNGHLDVVRHSVSLCDRLVVAIGVHPGKKPLFSTEERLKMLHDVCGPVAAQAGCVLEAATFDDLSVTSARKHGATIMIRGLRDGTDLDYEMQLAGMNEAMAPEVHTVFLPASPMVRPITATLVRQIAAMGGDVSAFVPPLVAAQLKAKFA
- a CDS encoding peptidylprolyl isomerase yields the protein MIRILAVLAAVLFAVPAFAQALPAGLDKANAIVIDSTKGRIVIKLRPDLAPQHAERIKQLAREGYYNNVPFHRVMDGFMAQTGDGQNFNGTGGSKYPNLKQEFSKVHFARGIVGMARRGDSVDTANSQFFIMFADGGSLDNQYTVIGEVVQGMDVVDKLKKAPPGSSGGTVTDPDKMVKVQVASDIK
- a CDS encoding peptidylprolyl isomerase is translated as MSATENTLILETTQGPVTIEMRPDLAPGHVARIKELVREGFYDGIVFHRVIDGFMAQTGCPQGTGTGGSGQKLKAEFNKEPHVRGTTSMARAASPDSGDSQFFICFDDARFLDNQYTVWGKVTEGMENVDKIKRGEPVQNPDKIVKARMAADAE
- the queA gene encoding tRNA preQ1(34) S-adenosylmethionine ribosyltransferase-isomerase QueA, translating into MRTDLFDFDLPAERIALRPARPRDSAKMLVVDHGTLRDQIVADLPQWLKPGDQLVVNDTKVIAAQLKGRRIGRETEPKIEATLIKRLDGSRWQALVKPAKKLTAGDRIRFGNEGKVCLLGHLDAEVEAKGAEGEVTLSFSFHGPTLDQAIADLGSPPLPPYIASKRTPDDQDLADYQTMFAANEGAVAAPTAGLHFTPALEQALHARGVGINRVTLHVGAGTFLPVKVDDTEGHKMHAEWGTLSAETAERLNTARKNGGRIIAVGTTSLRLLESAAGEDGTIEPFAAETSIFITPGYRFRAVDVLLTNFHLPKSTLFMLVSAFSGLEMMQQAYAHAIATGYRFYSYGDACLLFRARD